The sequence cccacaAAGCCCAAGTAAACAACACTATGCAGGGAACCAGTAGGAGTTAGGAGCCCCACACCATCCCCAAGTAATAGTAAAGGCACGAGTCCCTGGGCTACCAGAGGGATAGTACCCTGTGAGTGCTCCTTGGGATGCGGCATGTTGGGTGTGGGCTATAAACAAGAGGTGGCATGGCCAAAGTGTTCTTTGCTCCAGTGACTTTTGCCAGCATTACAACCTATGCCGCATACTTCCCATGAACCACTACGCCAAGtcttgctttgtgcctcagttttcccatctgtaaaagggcaTTGTGAGGCTTTATTCATTAATGTTCAGGACAGGATTCTCATATAGAAGGTGCTGTCCAAAGCATTATTGTAAGTGTTGAAGCAGTTGCAGCAATGCTTATCTGAGTGgcaaaaggctccagcagtggcgTAGTCCATTTTATCACCTCAGGGGAGGCAAGTGTGCTAAGCAAGTGAGCTGAAGTATTTGCATCCAATATTCAAGGGCTCCTGTAAAGCATAGAGTAATAATACTTAGGTCTTACGTAGCACTGGAAGCTATTGCCCCAGCGACGGTCCTTAGGAGTGAAGGCCTTTCTGTCTTGTCCAGCTGCAGGGTGGGCTTCATGCAGATTGTTAAATGTCGGTGGAGTTGCTGATCTTGAGCGATACTATTGCTAAGGCAGATTGAAAATACCTGCTGGAAGCTGCTAGCTCCTGGCTGCTAACCTTTCTACATTAATTAGGGGGTAGATTGTGTGCACTAAGAGGTGGGTGTTGCAAGGCTGCAGTTTGTTTTTGCTCTCCACTACGGAAACAAATACTAATGACAACTTGTTCTGTGCAGAAAGGGAACTGCCCCCACACACTGAACTGAGGcccaaaaaatgtatttaaataactAGACCAGTTTTCACCGTGGAATGCTGAGATGCAAGAACCCGTTTTGTATTGCTTTATAAAACCTCTCATAATATTTATAAAACATTACTGTATAATTTTCTTTGGAAATAGTATAATAGTCTTTTTACCTGGGTATCTGATCAGAAAAGCTGCCATTActtgctgggttttgttttttgtttttttttactaagaAAGCCATTCATTGCTATCCTGGAAATTGACAGTTTATAAAAATGACTCGAGTCTCCCAGGAACCAACGGCCAATTAAGGGCCCACCGAACTTAACAGGAGTTTTGTTGTTGACTTCAAAGGAATAGGATCATGCCTTTAAGgggatttaaattgctttgatgtTGGTAGTGGACAATGAAATGCAGTATTATTGATGTATCTTGGCAATAGGACAAAGACAAACATACAGTATGACAAGTAAACCTAAAATATACTTACCTAGATGCCCTGAATCAACTAAAATGTGGAAAAAACCCACTTTATTTGAACTGTTTAAATCAGATTATTTTTCTCATCTCCCTTTTCCCTTCTTGTAAGAGCTGAATCATCTATTTAAAGTTTTCAGTcacttctctctcatcctccccCCTGCCCGCTTGTAAGAATTGAATCATCAAATTAACAGTAGAATCTATTTGAAAGAGTTTATTAAAAATTGAGGAAAAACAGGAAGATTGGCCATGATGTGCTCTTAGTCAAACCATTAATAAATTAATTCTCGAGCAATAATTAATTTCCATTATAACCCAGTAAATACACCATTATGCATAGTGAATGTCCTTTAGCTAGGCACATGCCGCTGCAGGCAAAAGAATAAAACTCCAGGTATCCCATAGCATGACACGAATTGTGTGGTGGTTGTGCTAATCTACAGGGAAAGCTATGGCGTAATTGTGTGAAACTCCTTTGTAAGAACCAGCTATCAGAGATTTCCTGTTAAAGCGATGATGGAGGTGTTTGGGAAAAGCTAGCTGCAATGAAATTTGCTCGTTAGCATCAGCTCTACTGCCTGGTCATGTCCAGGACATCCATCACTGCTAGGCagtggccccacactgcaagcctgggagggtgGCAGCTGCTTTAAGCACTTTGTTCCCCTCTCTTGGGCCCTTGATCTTAAAATGCAAATTTCATTACATTGCCTCTGTTGTGTGCAGAAATAGACTTGTAGaaatggggctggggggttcATGTTAGGGAAGCTAGAGAAACACCTGCATGTCAATAGAACAACCTTGTGAGCTGCATTGCCATACAGCACTTGAGCTGGGGAATCATGGAATCAAAGGGTATCTCTCCCTAGAGTCAGATGTTAATGGGGCAGCTGTATTTGTTCCTGTGATGTCAGCCCTGTGTGGTACCTGGAAGCCCAGTTACAAGGGAAGAATAGTAAAATTGACAAGTCCATGGCGTTAACAATTACGTTTTCTCCTCTCTTGTCTGTTTTCCTCAGAAGGAAATAAGGGTCAAAGAACTTACAAATGGCATTTGGAAGTCTTACAActccaaaatgtcaaaatatgaCCTGCCTGATTATTTGTGGTTGTCAAGTAAGTCTTGTGAACATTTTATCCCTGTCTATGCTCCCACTCTGATAGAGACattgggagaaggggaaggaggggtggcagaagggaggagagaaaggtaGTAAAAAGCACAACTTTGCATCTCTGTTTTAGCCTTTTCTATTGCTTCCCATAAACACCAGCCCAGTTGCTCTGAGCTTCCTAAACATGTAGTGTGTGTGCGCTGAGGTTGCAGATGGTGTAAAGCTCACCTTTGCACTCTTTGttctgctgctctgtgcaggcCTACACCCCCTTTGTCAAGTTAGGGCAGCTAGATGCCAGCTGCTAACAGACATTTGGGGCCAAAACCATGACTACAATCAGGGTGCTACAAGGATGTCCCCTTTGGTGGCAGCAGAGGGCGGGTGTCGCATAAGAGATCCTACCTCACCATTATCAGCCTGGCAGGACCAACTATGTTGCTCTCTCAGCAGAGCCCTCCAACCAAGCAGTACAAAGCATATCAGAGTCAAAACATACCATGTGGTGAATGCCTGAAGCTCAGAGAAACACACTCTAGCTTTGGAGTACGATTCTAACCACagctttagttttgttttttggcacGAGCTTCAGCTCTGGTTTTGCACAGAGATCAGGTGGACAACTGTGTTCAGAATTTAGGCCTTAGCGAGTAGCGAAAGGGGGTGTAAACTCAAGTGTTGAGCAGTGCACATTCAAGAATGTCCAGGGGGCTTGTTCACTGGCACTTTGACGTCAAAGAATCTACTGAGTTTATTGATCACATGGGGAAAAGTTACATAAGCAGCTGGTTCTAATCCCCCTACTGCTCAGAATTAAAAGAACCAGTCACTGAACAATATATGTAAGTCTTCATTGTtgcaaaacaaaccccaaaaatGTGAGCATCTCAAAGAAAACTAAAACATAAATGTATATGAACCAACAGATATATTCACAAAACATTTGGTCATTTCAATCTTTTCTTCAGAAATCTTTTCCTTGTTTGACTGGTCGATGTATTACATATATTCTCCTAtatatcatacacattttaaagaaaaatcatgGTCTAATCCTTAAGCATAGCTATTGATTAAATTTGATTCTAATTTGTAACATGAATCCAAGCTACAGAGGACGCACATTCTCagataaaaatacagaaaaggttTTGCACATTTGTCTATTTTGCCCATGTCTCAGCCTGATTACAGCAGAAGTGAGCTGTTGCGGGGGGATTAATTCTAATTAGAAAGAACATCTGCACTCACATAGATGTCTAAGTAGGCTATTCTTTAGTTATCATATTAAAACTGCgtcaatatttccaaatctttatTATCCTGAGTAGGAGGTTTATGGCTGCCTTCCTGCTGACTAGCCCCGGAAATCGAATTGTACAAATGTTACATTCAGTATATGAACTTTCACTGTGAATGAACCTGGgcaattttttcttcaaataGCTTGTTTCCATCTTTACTTTAATGCAACCCCTCATCCCAAGGAATATGAAATAATCATCTTCCTACTGTCATGAAGACAGATCCTGTAAACCCCTTCTACCAGTAAGAGTTTTTATTACCAAGGATGGCATAGCAAGAAGGATTTGCAGGATTGTGCTCCATGGTTTTGAAAGTTGTCGGGAACTGAGGCTCAGTTTTAAACCCTAAATTGTAACAAGTAGAGTTTAGGATTATGCTTGACCAGGTCATCTCTTTAAAAAGTCATAGCTGTCCATTTCTTTTCCTTGCATACAAGCCTAGACAGGCACAGAATCCAATGATAGTTAGAACTACGCCTAGCAAGAGAGCAACTGCGTCTCCAGTGTCCAGGGCTTCAACCACAGGCAGCATAATCACCAGTGAAAGGAGCACCAAAAAGAGTTCTGAGGCGTTCCCAAGAAAAGCCATGTTGCTGATCAGGTGGTCTTGGAAGGGAGGTTAAACAATGACGACAAGCTGGTACTTCAAATGTAtctaagaataaaacaaaaaggaacatgacagggttttttcctttaaatttatTTCCAAGAACTCTAGATCAACAGATGTCACTGGAGTATCACTGGATGTGACTGGAGTATGATTTacttgggattggtcctgctctgggcaggggattggactagatgacctccagaggtctcttccaactctgatattctatgatcaccaAATCTGTATGGAAATGTATTGTCGTGTGATTGATCCACAGAGCAGGAATGAGACTTGGGAGATTCAGGCTTGGTCTTCACCGACACAAAAAGTGATTTTCTTTAGAGTAAGATAAAAAACCCAGAGAGAGTTCTCTGTAAAATCCTAAGTGAAGACACCATAGCGTTTATCATGAGGAAGCTAGTCAAGGTCAGCACTGAACTCCTCACCCAGGGTTGATCTTACCTAGTTTATCTCGCAGTAACTCTAAAGTgacttgtctccactaggattttacagcaggATAGCTAATGCAggaaaaaacacacctttttggTCAGTGAAGACATTGCTTTAGggaaattattctggaataagggaGGGTgggaatttaaaatgaaaagttattGTGGAATAGGTCCCCATGTGGATGtcctattctggaataagaaGCCTTTCCAGTTTAGCTTTAATTTACTTCCAAAGTGGATCAAGctaaatcaggaaaaaaaaaaccattctTATTCTGAAGTAAGTGTGTCCACATGGAGAACTATTCTGGTCAATACCCCCaagcagacaagcccttaggttttcttcctggctctgccaaagaTTCTTatatgacctggggcaagtcactaaaatctcactgtgcttcagttttctcaTAATTATCCCCTAATGGATTGCATTGCTAGGGTGATCCATGCATTATATTAGCTTTATCAGTGATATAACATTTATGTTATTGCCACAATTAACATCCACTAAAAAAGTGGACCTAAAACTGAATGAAATTGCCCCTGTGCTTACACCTTTCCAGATTTCCCTTCCCTCTGTCCAAACACTGGAGTTTGAAGGGCAGATGAGCATAGAGATTGAGAAAACAGGACAGTGTAAATTATCTACAAGTTTTTGTcctctattaaaataattaacagCAACTTACCTTAACCTCTATAATTACTCTAATATTTCCTTTTTGGTTAGCATTGGAATCTAGAAAGCAATGAACTCCACTCAGTCATCACCTGTCAAAAATCAAGAGAGTTATTTGTTCTGTTCATGGAAATGTAAAAGCTCTGCTAGCCATAGACAGTGGAAGGGAAAAGAGGAAGAGGCGGTAaagggagtaaaaaaaaaattctcagagaTTAAGAGTCATGTGCAGCAACATGTGACTGGCAAATAAAATCGGCTTCTCTGCAGACAACTTTGCACAAAATATGAACTCTGGGTCCGAAAGCAAAGGGGGAGCGTGAGCTGTGAACGGCCCCGGATCTCTTTAATCTACAAAGTTTATAGTCTCACCCTGCGTTAGAAGCCAGGCGTATGTGCATTACCTTCCTGGAGGCAGCCATtagaggaagaaagagaaagaggaagACAGTTTGACTACGTTTCCCAGCATTTGTGCTGCCTACAATTCCCACAGTGCATTAGAGCAGATCAGAGTTAACCTTTTAGATACACATAAAGGGCagatttctaaataaataaataaataaataaaatttcagGCATTCTGCTTCCAGTGGAAATTCAGATTGTCGACTGAGTCTACAGCAGTCAATATATCTATACTCCATCTGCTATCCACTAATCTTTGTGTTGCTTTATACAGCTTTTAGGACCTGATTTGGATCTtgcatcagtgtaactccaccaACTTTTGCTCCTGGTTTACAGCTGTATAACCGACAGAAGAACCAGGACCTTCGAATCTATGATTAATAGTGATGTggcttattattaattttcatttaataaaaactaATACCAGGCAAATGTTTTATGTCTGTTTGTGTAATCTCCTAAATCAATACCTAACTATTCCCCTGCAGCGTTCATAATTAAAACATAGAAACTTTTTGCTACTGCCTGATCACTAGAATTAAATTATTGCTGCTATTAATACTACCATAATTATTTCTTTCTGCAGCACCCAAAAGCATGTTTGGTACCTCCTAGAAACACAAACACAAGGCCCCAACAGACACAGAGGTCTACCTTTGAGGATCAGATTGAAGAATCAGGGATTTTAGACCCaattctacaaaagaaaaaaaagggtgcCAAACTACAGGGCACAGAATAAGGGAGGCGGAAAGATAATGCATAACTCTGCATGCCCACAGAGCCCTGTCTTCACTAGTACTTTCACCATTGTTACCACCAGTGCAGCTGCCCTGATTGTAATGTATTGTTGGAGGAATTCTCCAAAAATGCTAGTGTAGGAGAGGGCTAAAAGACATGAAGTACATATGGAAGTCATAATCCAGGGGCAGTTCTtaatatcaatattttaaaaaatcctgactTTAGTACAAGCCATTTAAAGGGACACATATTTTAAACCCTAAATAATAATGCCTTTGtttattaaaattgaaataatttaaaaatctagTTTTCTTGGCATGCTGGTCAATCCCCGTTTTGTCCTATTTTCTTTCTCCAAGTTGAGATAAGAGCACTTAGTTTCACTGTTGGCTGTAGCCAATTTGTCATTAATTTCACTCAGAGTTTCATGCACCagccataataaataataatgatactaATTAGCAattaaatatcacttttcatcaagagatctcaaagcacttctaAAAGGTGAAAATTATagctcctttaaaaacaaactgatgCACAAAAACGTTAAGTGATTTACTTGTGGTCACCGAGCAAGTCTATGAAAGAGTCACGTATAGGAACTAGTTGTCctcatttttttctgtattttctccATTGGACAATGCTGCTTGTAGCAAGGCTGTACATTGCAAGATTGCTGCATTGTGTAGGACAATGCTGCAATGTCTACCTTGCAAACGCTGCAGAGGGATGTGTGTTCAAAAATATTGTTTCAATTGGCATTTTTAAAGAATGGATGGACACATTTTTATTGATGTTTGGTtaaaacttgtttttttaaaaagaaagcctAAATTTAAGGCCAATTCTAACACACACAATATTCTAATATTTAATCTCCCTAAAAATGAATAATTTCATTATGGTGTAGCTGTTTGTACTATGTAGGGGACATAGGATTACTCTTTTGAATCCTTCCCTATATTAAAATGAGCTAACCCAGTGTCATTATGGATGTATGTACAATCTTTATTAAAAACTACAAAATCACAATTAACTTCCTTCCAAAAAAATAAAgccctcccagataccctcagccAGAAACTTTCTCTACTCCATTTCACTACTCCATTCATCTGGTCATCCTTTGCTTCCAGAAAAGCCTTGCAGAACAGATGAAAGGAAGTGACATCCCCGCCAAGTCACTGTCCTTACTGTTGCCTGGATCCTCATACAAATATATGAAGTCATTTTTCCCAGACTCAATTTTGAGCCAGAACATGCAATAGATCAATAAGGAGGTGTTCACCTTTAGTAACACCACTCAGGAGAGGGGCATCTGCATTCTAGAGTAGTTAGGGTTTCTGAGCAGTCTTCATAGACAGTCACAGGTAGAATTTTTTACAAGAGTTGAATTGAAAAGGCATGCTATTAAGCCAAGAACTAAGACATGGATGATCAAGGCTAAACTATCATCTTATAGGAAGGACACAGTCTTTGCCAGTTGTAAGTGAAAGAAGGTTGTTCTGGTGACTGATGTGGTCAACAAGTCTCCATGATGCAAAAGGTTAAAACCAAAATTCTAATTAAGACAAGTCAGCATCACAACAGGTTTAATAATTTATGGTGATGAAAAAGCCAGAATAGTTCTTCCATTATTTTATGACCAAGAATGGAGCTTGCCATTGTCTACCTTGCCTTCCAATTCAAGTTTGTAATTCTATCcattttaggtacttatatggctcccacTATTGTAATATCTGAATGCCTTGCAATCTTGtacgtatttatcctcacaaaacccctgtgaggtagggaagtgctattatctccattttacagatggaaactgaggcatcagGATGCCAAAATAACTTACTCCAAGTCAcataggaagtcagtggcagagctagtaACTGAACCCACCTTTTCCAAGTTCTAAAGTAGGGTCTGAACTGCTGGATCATCCTTCCTGACAAGTCAGGCCTTCTTGAGCTTTTTGGTGTTCAAAAGTGTTTCGGAGGCTAAAGACGGCGCTATGATGGAAGGCATTGGAGGTCTCACTACACCTGGAAGTATTGCTGACTATCTGAGTCTCTtccagatttctaaaaaaacaccTCTGTTGCAACTACATGTGTTCCTGCCTGCACAACAACCTGACAGGCTTCCCAGATTTTGGGAAGATGGTAGGTTCCCCCCCAACTTACTTGCCCAGTTTTTTCAGTTGtctttaatttattaaaa is a genomic window of Lepidochelys kempii isolate rLepKem1 chromosome 1, rLepKem1.hap2, whole genome shotgun sequence containing:
- the SMIM30 gene encoding small integral membrane protein 30; amino-acid sequence: MAFLGNASELFLVLLSLVIMLPVVEALDTGDAVALLLGVVLTIIGFCACLGLYARKRNGQL